A region from the Lycium barbarum isolate Lr01 chromosome 8, ASM1917538v2, whole genome shotgun sequence genome encodes:
- the LOC132606444 gene encoding uncharacterized protein LOC132606444 isoform X1, whose product MNPKVKKELKDKLTDRQFELFSETIFGEYLDMQHCEVQPQMFRCFMVRELKKSTPTAFVIDVNGFELSFKLFDFALMIGLKCFGEEIVVNSKKNKLLDTYFGGSNKSVKNGELLECFEDQNWGIDDDADGHVVKIALLYFIHTYILSGEKNNVVIPRLHFDLVESGRYVDYTWGKEAFDDLVRSIHHKMDKTKQNYCLPGFPFAMQAWLYECCSNVYPNLTVKNGDCIPRMFNWKTIDGTPHFKDPMTGMFNDDESEDRLTYRNIVPTISEIEELGLRPYLSGNSASTCQQQVADDYDDFSLTPPHASAAKQPQNKGVSQSPPHKKPRQMPMAPSSLKKTASAITRVGNHPSGGRLTRRHGLALTGHASAVEKESAPIPNPPSAIPVDVPSTSKFEDISGLREELNEFKNKVYAESRIFTKPSTKTLPRFLNI is encoded by the exons ATGAACCCGAAAGTTAAAAAAGAATTGAAGGACAAGCTTACGGATAGACAGTTTGAACTCTTTTCCGAGACTATATTTGGGGAATACCTTGACATGCAGCATTGCGAAGTTCAACCACAGATGTTCAGGTGTTTTATGGTTAGAGAGCTGAAAAAAAGTACCCCTACTGCCTTTGTTATTGATGTTAATGGTTTCGAATTGTCGTTCAAGCTTTTCGATTTTGCATTAATGATTGGGTTGAAGTGTTTTGGGGAAGAAATTGTTGTTAACTCTAAGAAAAACAAACTGTTGGATACATATTTTGGGGGTTCCAACAAAAGTGTGAAAAATGGTGAATTGCTTGAATGCTTTGAGGATCAGAATTGGGGCATTGACGATGATGCAGACGGACATGTTGTAAAGATTGCATTACTGTattttatccatacatacatcctATCCGGTGAGAAAAACAATGTAGTCATTCCAAGGCTCCATTTTGACTTGGTAGAGAGTGGGCGGTATGTAGACTACACATGGGGAAAGGAAGCGTTTGATGATTTGGTCAGAAGTATTCACCATAAGATGGATAAGACAAAACAGAATTATTGTCTTCCTGGTTTTCCGTTTGCTATGCAAGCATGGCTATACGAGTGCTGCTCCAACGTTTACCCAAATTTGACAGTAAAAAATGGAGATTGTATTCCCAGAATGTTCAACTGGAAAACTATAGACGGGACTCCACACTTTAAAGATCCCATGACTGGCATGTTCAATGATGACGAGTCAGAG GACCGTCTTACATATAGGAATATTGTGCCGACCATCAGTGAGATTGAGGAACTTGGATTGCGTCCATATCTCTCTGGTAATTCTGCATCGACATGTCAACAACAGGTGGCGGATGACTATGATGATTTTAGTTTGACACCACCACATGCGTCTGCGGCCAAGCAGCCTCAAAATAAAGGTGTATCACAATCTCCACCTCACAAGAAGCCTAGACAGATGCCAATGGCACCATCGTCATTGAAGAAGACCGCATCTGCAATTACACGTGTTGGTAATCATCCGAGTGGTGGACGATTGACCAGACGTCATGGGTTGGCATTAACTGGGCATGCTTCAGCAGTGGAAAAGGAATCAGCTCCAATACCCAACCCCCCGTCTGCTATTCCTGTTGACGTCCCATCCACCAGCAAATTCGAGGATATCTCTGGTCTGAGGGAGGAACTCAATGAGTTTAAGAATAAA GTTTACGCCGAATCAAGGATCTTCACAAAGCCATCAACGAAAACTTTGCCAAGGTTTTTGAATATATGA